A window from Ictalurus punctatus breed USDA103 unplaced genomic scaffold, Coco_2.0 Super-Scaffold_100046, whole genome shotgun sequence encodes these proteins:
- the LOC108261280 gene encoding E3 ubiquitin-protein ligase UBR2-like: MEMCILCHEVQEILPDGTAMVLAAFVQRSTVMSKNRKRPPHNPESYDPLFMHPDLSFGTHTCSCGHIMHSHCWQRYFETLQSQDARWLHEQTSYDVENGEYLCPLCKCRSNTVIPLLPLTETTCRYSHTNLCL; this comes from the exons aTGGAGATGTGTATCCTGTGTCACGAGGTGCAGGAGATCCTACCTGATGGCACCGCCATGGTGCTCGCTGCCTTTGTCCAACGCTCTACGGTCATGTCCAAGAACCGCAAAAGACCCCCTCACAATCCAG agagctatgatcccctcttcatgcaccctgacctgtcctttggtacccatacctgcagctgtggccacatcatgcactctcactgctggcagag ATACTTTGAGACACTCCAGAGTCAGGATGCGCGGTGGCTGCATGAGCAAACCAGTTACGATGTAGAGAATGGGGAGTACTTGTGTCCACTCTGTAAGTGTCGCAGTAACACTGTCATTCCTCTCCTGCCCCTCACTGAGACCACCTGCAGGTACTCGCATACAAACTTGTGCTTGTGA